In Vibrio hippocampi, a single genomic region encodes these proteins:
- the parE gene encoding DNA topoisomerase IV subunit B yields MTEQYNAGAIEVLNGLEPVRRRPGMYTDTVRPNHLGQEVIDNSVDEALAGHASKVQVILHADQSLEVIDDGRGMPVDIHPEEKVSGVELILCKLHAGGKFSNKNYQFSGGLHGVGISVVNALSKRVEVTVRRDGQIYEIAFEHGEKVMDLTVTGTCGRRNRGTSVHFWPDGSYFDSPNFSVTRLVNNLRAKAVLCPGLEITFSDKVNNEEYKWFYEDGLKDYLAEGVKGYTLLPEEPFTGEFSAETEAATWAVIWQPEGGEMITESYVNLIPTAQGGTHVNGLRQGLLDAMREFCEFRNLLPRGVKLTGEDVFDRCSYVLSIKMQDPQFAGQTKERLSSRQCAAFVSGVVKDAFSLWLNEKPQLAEQLAEVCIANAHRRMRASKKVVRKKVASGPALPGKLTDCSQQDLSRTEIFFVEGDSAGGSAKQARDREFQAVMPLRGKILNTWEVAADQVLASQEVHDISVALGIDPDNDNLDTLRYGKICILADADSDGLHIATLLCALFTKHFSALVAAGHVYVAMPPLYRIDCGKEVFYALDDGEKDGILERLSKKKAKINVQRFKGLGEMNPLQLRETTMDPNTRRLVQLTIDDVEATNEMMDMLLGKKRADDRRSWLQNNGDMAEV; encoded by the coding sequence ATGACAGAACAATATAATGCTGGGGCCATTGAGGTTCTCAATGGTTTGGAACCGGTACGTCGCCGACCAGGGATGTATACGGATACCGTCCGCCCCAACCACTTGGGGCAAGAGGTTATCGATAACAGTGTCGATGAAGCCTTAGCTGGACACGCCTCCAAAGTACAAGTGATTTTGCACGCCGACCAATCTCTAGAAGTGATTGATGATGGGCGTGGTATGCCTGTCGATATTCACCCAGAAGAGAAAGTCTCTGGCGTGGAATTGATTCTTTGTAAACTGCATGCTGGTGGTAAGTTCTCTAACAAAAACTATCAATTCTCCGGTGGTTTGCACGGTGTTGGTATTTCGGTCGTTAATGCGTTATCCAAACGTGTTGAAGTGACCGTGCGTCGTGATGGTCAGATATATGAGATCGCCTTTGAACATGGCGAAAAAGTGATGGACCTAACTGTGACCGGGACATGTGGTCGTCGTAATCGAGGTACCAGTGTTCACTTTTGGCCAGATGGCAGCTATTTCGACTCGCCTAACTTCTCAGTGACCCGCCTAGTCAACAATCTGCGAGCGAAAGCGGTCCTTTGTCCTGGACTGGAGATCACGTTCAGCGACAAGGTCAACAATGAAGAATATAAATGGTTCTATGAAGATGGTCTGAAAGACTACCTTGCGGAAGGCGTTAAGGGTTACACGCTGCTTCCTGAAGAACCATTTACCGGTGAGTTTTCTGCTGAGACAGAAGCTGCAACTTGGGCGGTGATCTGGCAGCCGGAAGGTGGTGAAATGATCACCGAAAGCTACGTTAACTTGATCCCAACCGCACAAGGCGGTACTCACGTTAATGGTTTACGCCAAGGTTTATTAGATGCGATGCGTGAGTTCTGTGAGTTTCGTAACTTACTGCCGCGTGGCGTTAAGCTCACAGGCGAAGACGTCTTTGATCGCTGTTCTTATGTTCTGTCGATCAAAATGCAAGATCCGCAATTTGCGGGTCAGACCAAAGAGCGCCTTTCTTCGCGCCAATGTGCCGCGTTTGTATCTGGTGTCGTCAAGGATGCCTTTAGCTTGTGGTTGAATGAAAAACCACAGTTAGCCGAACAGCTAGCCGAAGTCTGTATCGCTAATGCTCACCGCCGCATGCGTGCCAGCAAAAAAGTAGTGCGTAAGAAAGTCGCCTCAGGACCAGCGCTACCGGGTAAACTCACCGACTGTTCGCAACAAGACCTCAGCCGTACCGAAATCTTCTTTGTAGAGGGTGACTCGGCAGGAGGCAGTGCCAAACAAGCTCGTGATCGTGAATTCCAAGCGGTGATGCCACTGCGCGGTAAAATTCTCAATACTTGGGAAGTCGCGGCTGACCAAGTGCTCGCTTCGCAAGAAGTACATGATATTTCAGTGGCTCTGGGAATCGACCCGGATAACGATAACCTTGACACTCTTCGCTACGGTAAAATCTGTATCCTAGCGGATGCGGACTCGGATGGTTTACACATCGCCACACTATTGTGTGCGTTATTTACCAAGCACTTTAGTGCGTTAGTAGCGGCGGGTCACGTCTATGTTGCGATGCCACCTCTCTATCGAATCGACTGTGGTAAAGAAGTGTTTTACGCACTGGACGATGGGGAAAAAGATGGCATCCTTGAGCGTTTGAGTAAGAAAAAAGCCAAGATTAACGTGCAACGATTCAAAGGTCTGGGTGAGATGAACCCACTGCAGTTGCGTGAAACTACCATGGATCCGAATACCCGTAGATTGGTACAGTTGACCATTGATGATGTGGAAGCGACCAACGAAATGATGGATATGCTGCTGGGCAAAAAACGTGCGGATGACCGTCGTAGCTGGCTGCAAAACAACGGCGATATGGCAGAGGTATAA
- the yqiA gene encoding esterase YqiA → MNTKPSLLLYIHGFNSSPLSYKAQVVCNYCQQHRPDIKVVVPQVPCYPEEAAETLKNLVNQLQSEYNIALVGSSLGGYLSTWLNHHFGFKAVLVNPAVRPYELLQDYLGPQQNPYTHEQYTLEQQHIVQLRALDIAHIQNPDDFWLLQQEGDEVLDYRQAVEKYRDSKQTVESGGDHSFVGFERFAADIVTFLSL, encoded by the coding sequence ATGAATACTAAGCCGTCTTTACTGTTGTATATCCATGGCTTTAACAGTTCGCCGCTGTCTTATAAAGCTCAAGTAGTGTGCAACTATTGTCAGCAGCACCGGCCCGATATAAAAGTGGTTGTGCCTCAGGTACCTTGTTATCCAGAAGAAGCCGCTGAAACCTTAAAGAATTTGGTCAATCAATTACAAAGCGAATACAATATCGCTTTGGTAGGCAGTTCTCTGGGGGGATACCTTTCTACCTGGTTAAATCACCATTTTGGTTTTAAAGCGGTGCTGGTGAATCCGGCGGTAAGACCTTATGAATTGTTACAAGATTATTTAGGACCACAACAAAACCCTTATACTCATGAGCAATACACGCTAGAACAACAGCATATCGTTCAACTTCGAGCGCTTGATATTGCTCATATCCAGAATCCAGACGATTTTTGGTTGTTGCAGCAAGAGGGCGATGAGGTACTAGACTACCGCCAAGCGGTGGAGAAGTATCGAGACAGTAAACAAACAGTAGAATCGGGAGGTGATCACAGCTTCGTTGGTTTTGAGCGTTTTGCTGCGGATATAGTAACCTTTCTTTCCCTCTAG
- a CDS encoding DUF1249 family protein: MTDTNPYHVDLAELMRVYETNYAKLNRLLPPNALVGDTRCYQAAQLTYQLEVLEVTKYTTLVEILQDDELHLFPLPKMTVRLYHDARVAEVSHCEQTARVKARYDYPNAKMLQRDEKFQFNQFLSDWLTFCLKNGISRAPIDYRS, from the coding sequence ATGACTGATACTAACCCATACCATGTTGATCTGGCGGAATTGATGCGGGTTTATGAAACCAACTACGCAAAGCTCAATCGATTACTGCCGCCAAATGCGTTAGTCGGTGATACTCGTTGTTATCAAGCTGCACAATTAACCTACCAACTAGAAGTACTGGAAGTGACCAAGTACACAACATTGGTTGAAATTTTGCAGGATGACGAGCTTCATCTTTTCCCTTTGCCTAAAATGACGGTACGTTTATATCACGACGCACGAGTGGCAGAAGTGAGCCACTGTGAGCAAACCGCACGTGTTAAAGCACGATATGATTACCCAAATGCGAAAATGCTCCAGCGAGACGAAAAATTTCAGTTCAATCAATTTCTCAGTGATTGGCTGACATTTTGTTTAAAAAATGGAATTAGTAGAGCTCCGATAGATTATCGTAGCTAA
- the nudF gene encoding ADP-ribose diphosphatase: MQPSDKANNKLNVDDIEIHSKQTVFKGFFEMVKYRFKHRLFEGGWSHVIEREMFVRSEAAAMLPYDPIRDQVVLIEQIRVGALEHANPWQIEIVAGIVDKDESVEELVRRESEEEAGVTVDKLAYITSYYPSSGGCNEKIALFVGKVDASLADGVHGLESEGEDIRVSVVSREQAYQLVESGVIENGASIMALQWLQLNYNRLQQEWQQ; this comes from the coding sequence ATGCAACCCAGCGATAAAGCCAACAACAAATTAAATGTTGATGATATTGAGATCCATTCAAAACAAACTGTATTTAAAGGTTTTTTTGAGATGGTAAAGTATCGTTTCAAACATCGTTTGTTTGAGGGTGGCTGGAGTCATGTCATCGAGCGAGAGATGTTTGTTCGCTCTGAAGCAGCAGCGATGCTGCCTTATGATCCTATTCGAGACCAAGTTGTTTTGATCGAACAGATTCGAGTTGGTGCACTGGAACACGCTAATCCGTGGCAAATAGAAATCGTTGCAGGCATTGTCGATAAAGACGAATCTGTTGAAGAATTAGTGAGGCGTGAGTCAGAAGAAGAAGCGGGTGTCACCGTTGATAAATTGGCTTATATCACCTCTTATTACCCTTCTTCTGGAGGATGTAATGAGAAAATTGCTCTTTTTGTGGGCAAGGTGGATGCATCGCTTGCTGATGGGGTTCATGGTCTAGAGTCAGAGGGAGAGGATATTCGTGTTAGCGTGGTTTCAAGGGAGCAAGCTTACCAATTGGTAGAAAGCGGCGTGATTGAAAATGGGGCATCAATTATGGCCTTGCAGTGGCTGCAGTTAAATTACAACAGGCTACAGCAGGAGTGGCAGCAATAA
- the cpdA gene encoding 3',5'-cyclic-AMP phosphodiesterase, with the protein MKTTPSDESQLSSIRLLQLTDTHLFAPHDGCLLSVNTQDSFNAVVSEVMTQGAHFDALLATGDISQDHTEESYQKFIKGIEPLDLPCFWLPGNHDYKPSMGSVVDSPLIMDANHKLLGDHWQVILLDSQVVGVPHGKLSNEQLNLLDQMLGDYPDRHSLILLHHHPVLVNSAWLDQHCLKDAQEFWQVAAKHNNVNAVLCGHIHQELDILHEGVRVLATPSTCVQFKPNSNEFALDTRAPGWRELELCRDGRLNTQVHRLPHGAFRPDFNADGY; encoded by the coding sequence TTGAAGACAACACCCAGTGATGAATCTCAGTTAAGTAGCATCAGGTTACTGCAATTAACCGATACCCATCTATTTGCTCCTCATGATGGCTGCTTACTGAGTGTTAATACGCAAGACAGCTTTAATGCGGTGGTGTCCGAAGTGATGACGCAAGGTGCACATTTTGATGCGCTGCTTGCGACTGGCGATATCTCGCAAGATCACACGGAAGAATCGTATCAAAAATTTATAAAAGGGATAGAGCCACTGGATCTCCCTTGTTTTTGGCTGCCTGGAAACCACGATTATAAGCCAAGTATGGGTAGTGTTGTTGATTCACCATTGATCATGGATGCAAACCACAAACTGCTCGGTGATCATTGGCAAGTGATTTTACTTGATTCTCAAGTCGTCGGTGTACCCCATGGAAAATTGAGCAATGAACAGCTGAATTTATTGGACCAAATGCTTGGCGACTATCCCGATAGACACAGTTTGATTCTGTTGCATCACCATCCGGTATTGGTGAACAGTGCTTGGTTAGATCAGCACTGTTTGAAAGATGCACAAGAGTTTTGGCAAGTGGCAGCGAAACATAACAACGTCAACGCCGTGCTTTGCGGTCATATCCATCAAGAGTTGGATATACTGCATGAAGGTGTTCGGGTTCTTGCGACGCCATCGACCTGTGTGCAGTTTAAGCCTAATTCGAATGAATTTGCTTTAGATACTCGTGCTCCTGGTTGGAGAGAGTTGGAGTTGTGTCGTGATGGTCGTTTAAACACGCAAGTACATCGACTGCCTCACGGAGCGTTTCGTCCTGACTTTAATGCTGATGGATATTAA
- the tolC gene encoding outer membrane channel protein TolC has protein sequence MKKLLPLFISAALGSVSAASWADSLTEIYNQAKENDPQLLRAAADRDQAFEAINSARSSLLPQINLTASYDFTRADYSSGDSDDLGAGVSFSQELYNRTSWITLDTAEKTARQADSQYAAAQQDLILRTAQAYFEVLRSKDSLEFVRSNKAAVARQLEQTKQRFEVGLSAITDVHDAQAQYDRVLADEVVAENDLLNQYEALREITGQEHKDIDILDTDRFAAERPTETLTTMLDQAQTQNLSLLSARIGQDIAKDNISLASSGHLPKLTLDGGYSYGHEFNNNNSAYDYDGTNVFNAGINLSVPLYTGGNITSQTKQAEFAYVSASEQLEQTYRSVVKNVRANNNNINSSIGAIRAYEQTVVSAESALEATKAGFDVGTRTIVDVLEATQALYDAGRNLSNARYDYIVSILNLRQSVGTLSEQDIIDINAGLKKSN, from the coding sequence ATGAAAAAACTGCTTCCATTATTTATCTCAGCTGCATTAGGAAGCGTAAGTGCAGCATCTTGGGCTGATTCTCTAACTGAGATCTACAATCAAGCAAAAGAAAACGATCCTCAGCTACTGCGTGCGGCGGCCGATCGTGATCAAGCTTTTGAAGCCATTAATTCAGCAAGATCTTCTCTACTTCCACAAATTAACCTAACTGCAAGCTATGATTTTACTCGTGCGGATTATAGCAGTGGTGATAGCGACGATCTCGGAGCGGGTGTTAGCTTCTCTCAAGAGCTATACAATCGTACAAGTTGGATCACATTAGACACCGCTGAGAAAACAGCTCGCCAAGCGGATTCTCAATATGCTGCAGCTCAACAAGACCTTATCCTGCGTACCGCACAAGCTTATTTTGAAGTATTGCGCTCAAAAGACAGCCTAGAATTTGTTCGTTCCAACAAAGCTGCGGTCGCTCGCCAGTTAGAACAAACCAAGCAACGTTTTGAGGTCGGTCTATCAGCGATTACCGACGTTCATGATGCTCAAGCGCAATATGACCGCGTATTAGCAGATGAAGTCGTAGCTGAAAACGATCTACTAAACCAATACGAAGCACTGCGTGAAATTACGGGGCAAGAACACAAAGATATCGACATTTTAGATACCGACCGTTTCGCAGCAGAGCGCCCGACAGAAACATTGACCACGATGTTAGATCAAGCACAAACCCAAAACTTGAGCTTGCTGTCTGCGCGTATCGGTCAAGATATCGCCAAAGATAACATTTCTCTTGCCAGCTCTGGTCATCTACCTAAGTTGACACTCGACGGCGGCTATAGCTACGGTCATGAGTTCAACAACAATAACAGTGCGTATGACTATGACGGCACTAATGTGTTCAACGCAGGTATCAACCTCTCTGTGCCTTTGTACACAGGTGGTAATATCACGTCGCAAACCAAACAAGCGGAATTTGCTTACGTGTCAGCCAGTGAACAACTGGAACAGACTTACCGCTCTGTGGTGAAAAATGTTCGAGCTAACAACAACAATATCAACTCCTCTATCGGTGCAATCCGCGCTTATGAACAGACGGTCGTCTCTGCAGAATCTGCGCTAGAAGCGACAAAAGCAGGGTTTGATGTGGGTACACGTACTATCGTTGACGTACTTGAAGCAACTCAAGCACTTTACGATGCTGGTCGTAACCTATCAAATGCGCGTTATGACTATATCGTGAGCATCCTCAACCTACGCCAATCTGTTGGTACGCTGAGCGAGCAAGACATTATCGATATCAATGCAGGTCTGAAAAAGAGTAACTAA